In Shewanella psychrotolerans, the genomic stretch TGAACACCGTACAGGTGCGGACATTGCGTGGGTATTTGACGTTGAGGGCGAAGAGGGTTTTCGTCGTCGCGAAACACAAGTTGTCGCTGATTTAACTGAAAAACAAGGTATTGTTTTAGCCACCGGCGGCGGATCAATTCAGAGCAAAGATATTCGTAATAATCTTTCTGCTCGAGGTATTGTGGTTTATTTAGAAACGACCATCGATAAGCAGGTAGCGCGTACGCAGCGTGATAAGCGTCGCCCACTCCTGCAAGTTGATGATCCTCGTGAGGTATTAGAAAGCCTTGCTGAAATACGCAACCCTCTTTACGAAGAGATTGCCGATGTTATCGTTAAAACCGATGAACAAAGTGCAAAAGTTGTTGCGAATCAAATTATTGAACAGTTAGGTTTTTAATTATTAGGCGGTAGTATGGAGCAGATTCAGGTTGAGCTTGGTGTACGCAGTTACCCTATTTATATTGGCCCGAATCTACTGAAACAGCCC encodes the following:
- the aroK gene encoding shikimate kinase AroK, which codes for MAEKRNIFLVGPMGAGKSTIGRHLAQMLHLEFHDSDQEIEHRTGADIAWVFDVEGEEGFRRRETQVVADLTEKQGIVLATGGGSIQSKDIRNNLSARGIVVYLETTIDKQVARTQRDKRRPLLQVDDPREVLESLAEIRNPLYEEIADVIVKTDEQSAKVVANQIIEQLGF